In Nicotiana tabacum cultivar K326 chromosome 21, ASM71507v2, whole genome shotgun sequence, one DNA window encodes the following:
- the LOC107778197 gene encoding cytokinin dehydrogenase 3-like, which translates to MSKLLSPSYNFIIFFIISRLVSIIGKLKPWNNPSIPCEILSLDISSKLSTNSDSIMETSTDFGKIVQEIPAAVLYPSSINDIVELTKFSYGLSIPFHIAARGHGHSIRGQAMAQNGVVVEMNSLNNNNNNNNNNNNNNNNGNSGIRVSWDSSLGFYADVGGEQLWIDVLRATLEHGLSPVTWTDYLYLTVGGTLSNAGISGQTFRHGPQISNVHEMDIITGKGEFVTCSKHKNSELFFAVLGGLGQFGIITRARIVLDKAPTRVKWVRMLYADFSKFTKDQEHLISIYGLDYVEGSLMMEQSSLNNWRSSFFSPSNQTKIASLLSQNGIIYCLEMVKYYDDQTANTVDEELKKLVKGLNFLPGFIFKKDVTFVDFLNRVRRGELELKSKGQWDVPHPWLNLFVPKSNIMDFNAGVFVDIILRQNKTTGPILVYPTSRKKWDDRMSAVIPEEETFYCVGLLHSSGFNDWKSLDDQNEEILKYCDKAGLKIKQYLPHYKTKEDWIKHFGKKWNIFQQRKSQFDPKMILSPGQRIFN; encoded by the exons ATGTCTAAGCTTCTTTCTCCTAGTTATAACTTCATTATTTTCTTCATTATTAGTCGTTTAGTGTCTATCATAGGAAAGTTAAAGCCATGGAATAATCCTTcaattccttgtgaaattctttCCCTTGATATATCTTCTAAACTTAGTACAAATTCAGATTCCATTATGGAAACTTCCACAGATTTTGGGAAAATTGTTCAAGAAATCCCAGCTGCTGTTCTTTATCCTTCTTCTATTAATGATATAGTTGAGTTAACTAAATTTTCCTATGGTCTTTCTATCCCTTTTCATATAGCAGCAAGAGGTCATGGCCATTCCATTAGGGGACAAGCCATGGCACAAAATGGTGTTGTTGTGGAAATGAATTctctgaataataataataataataataataataataataataataacaacaacggAAATAGTGGAATTAGGGTTTCTTGGGATTCTTCTTTAGGGTTTTACGCTGATGTAGGAGGCGAACAGTTATGGATTGATGTTCTTCGAGCTACCCTCGAGCATGGCCTTTCGCCTGTCACGTGGACTGATTACTTGTACCTCACTGTTGGTGGTACTCTCTCTAATGCAGGAATTAGTGGCCAAACTTTCCGACATGGTCCTCAAATTAGTAACGTCCATGAAATGGACATTATTACAG GTAAAGGGGAATTTGTGACTTGCTCCAAACACAAGAATTCAGAACTGTTCTTTGCAGTTTTAGGAGGTTTGGGACAGTTTGGAATAATAACCAGGGCAAGAATTGTCTTAGATAAAGCACCAACAAGA gTGAAATGGGTGAGAATGCTATATGCAGATTTCTCAAAATTCACAAAAGACCAAGAACATTTGATTTCAATTTATGGCCTGGATTATGTTGAAGGATCACTGATGATGGAACAAAGCTCTCTAAATAACTGGAGATCTTCATTTTTCTCACCTTCTAATCAGACCAAAATAGCTTCCTTATTATCCCAAAATGGCATTATTTATTGCCTAGAAATGGTCAAGTACTATGATGATCAGACTGCTAATACTGTTGATGAG GAATTGAAGAAGTTGGTAAAAGGTTTGAACTTTTTGCCTGGATTTATATTCAAGAAAGATGTCACATTTGTGGATTTTCTGAATAGAGTTAGAAGAGGAGAGTTAGAGCTAAAATCAAAAGGACAATGGGATGTTCCACATCCATGGCTCAATCTCTTTGTACCAAAATCCAATATCATGGATTTCAATGCTGGTGTTTTTGTGGACATTATTCTCAGACAAAACAAGACAACAGGACCTATCCTTGTCTACCCAACAAGCAGGAAAAA ATGGGATGACAGGATGTCTGCAGTGATACCAGAAGAGGAGACATTTTACTGTGTGGGGCTATTACATTCAAGTGGATTTAATGACTGGAAAAGTTTGGATGATCAAAATGAAGAAATCTTGAAGTATTGTGATAAAGCTGGCTTAAAGATAAAGCAATATCTTCCACATTATAAAACAAAGGAGGATTGGATAAAACATTTTGGCAAAAAGTGGAATATTTTTCAACAAAGAAAAAGTCAGTTTGATCCAAAGATGATTCTATCACCAGGACAAAgaatttttaattag
- the LOC107778194 gene encoding carbamoyl phosphate synthase small chain, chloroplastic isoform X2 gives MDFAITSQNPLSTTTITSALFSNKKSANFRVFTVRCSSKTLSSDGLVERPWKVADARLVLEDGSIWKAKSFGASGTQVGEVVFNTSLTGYQEILTDPSYAGQFVLMTNPHIGNTGVNFGDEESMQCFLAGLVIRSLSISTSNWRCKETLDDYLAKRNIMGIYDVDTRAITRRLRQDGSLIGVLSTENSKSDEELLEMSRTWDIVGVDLISGVSCKSPYEWVDRTASDWDFNDNGRNKETFNVVAYDFGIKHNILRRLASYGCKITVVPSTWPASETLKMKPDGVLFSNGPGDPSAVPYAVEAVKELIGKVPVFGICMGHQLLGQALGGKTFKMKFGHHGGNHPVRNLRNGCVEISAQNHNYAVDPESLPEGVEVTHVNLNDGSCAGLASFKMKLMSLQYHPEASPGPHDSDPVFGEFIQLMKQEKVTA, from the exons ATGGATTTTGCCATTACGAGTCAGAATCCATTGTCAACCACGACAATAACCAGCGCGTTGTTTTCTAATAAAAAATCtgcaaattttagggttttcactGTTAGATGTTCTTCTAAAACCCTCTCCTCTGATG GTCTTGTTGAAAGACCATGGAAGGTAGCAGATGCTAGACTTGTTCTCGAAGATGGTTCAATTTGGAAGGCCAAATCATTTGGTGCTTCTGGAACCCAAGTTGGAGAAGTTGTTTTTAATACATCTTTAACTGG GTATCAGGAGATCCTTACAGATCCCAGTTATGCGGGCCAGTTTGTCTTGATGACTAACCCTCATATCGGGAATACTGGCGTCAATTTTG GCGATGAAGAATCGATGCAGTGCTTTCTTGCAGGATTAGTCATTAGAAGTTTAAGTATCAG CACCTCAAATTGGAGATGCAAAGAGACACTTGATGACTATTTGGCTAAAAGGAACATCATGGGTATAT ATGATGTAGACACTCGTGCAATTACGCGAAGATTGAGACAAGACGGAAGCCTCATTGGAGTCCTGAGCACGGAAAATTCAAAAAGTGATGAAGAACTTCTCGAAATGTCTCGTACATGGGACATAGTGG GTGTGGATTTAATCAGTGGTGTTTCATGCAAATCTCCTTATGAATGGGTTGATAGAACAGCCTCAGATTGGGATTTTAATGATaatggaagaaataaagaaaCTTTTAAT GTTGTTGCATATGATTTTGGAATCAAGCATAATATACTTCGGCGCTTAGCATCCTATGGCTGTAAAATCACTGTTGTTCCTTCAACATGGCCAGCGTCTGAAACTCTAAAAATGAAACCTGATGGGGTTCTCTTCAGCAATGGGCCAGGAGATCCCTCTGCAGTTCCCTATGCAGTTGAAGCAGTAAAAGAACTTATTGGAAAAGTTCCTGTTTTTGGCATTTGTATGGGTCACCAGTTACTTGGTCAAGCATTGGGGGGTAAGACATTCAAAATGAAATTTGGTCATCATGGAGGAAATCATCCAGTTCGAAACCTTCGAAATGGCTGCGTCGAGATCAGTGCTCAG AATCACAACTATGCTGTTGACCCTGAGTCTCTTCCAGAAGGTGTAGAAGTGACTCATGTAAATTTAAATGATGGAAGTTGTGCTGGTCTTGCCTCCTTTAAAATGAAGCTGATGTCACTTCAATACCATCCCGAAGCATCTCCAGGGCCTCATGATTCAGATCCTG TATTTGGGGAATTTATACAACTTATGAAGCAAGAAAAAGTGACGGCATAA
- the LOC107778194 gene encoding carbamoyl phosphate synthase small chain, chloroplastic isoform X1, with amino-acid sequence MDFAITSQNPLSTTTITSALFSNKKSANFRVFTVRCSSKTLSSDGTPSGLVERPWKVADARLVLEDGSIWKAKSFGASGTQVGEVVFNTSLTGYQEILTDPSYAGQFVLMTNPHIGNTGVNFGDEESMQCFLAGLVIRSLSISTSNWRCKETLDDYLAKRNIMGIYDVDTRAITRRLRQDGSLIGVLSTENSKSDEELLEMSRTWDIVGVDLISGVSCKSPYEWVDRTASDWDFNDNGRNKETFNVVAYDFGIKHNILRRLASYGCKITVVPSTWPASETLKMKPDGVLFSNGPGDPSAVPYAVEAVKELIGKVPVFGICMGHQLLGQALGGKTFKMKFGHHGGNHPVRNLRNGCVEISAQNHNYAVDPESLPEGVEVTHVNLNDGSCAGLASFKMKLMSLQYHPEASPGPHDSDPVFGEFIQLMKQEKVTA; translated from the exons ATGGATTTTGCCATTACGAGTCAGAATCCATTGTCAACCACGACAATAACCAGCGCGTTGTTTTCTAATAAAAAATCtgcaaattttagggttttcactGTTAGATGTTCTTCTAAAACCCTCTCCTCTGATGGTACACCCTCTG GTCTTGTTGAAAGACCATGGAAGGTAGCAGATGCTAGACTTGTTCTCGAAGATGGTTCAATTTGGAAGGCCAAATCATTTGGTGCTTCTGGAACCCAAGTTGGAGAAGTTGTTTTTAATACATCTTTAACTGG GTATCAGGAGATCCTTACAGATCCCAGTTATGCGGGCCAGTTTGTCTTGATGACTAACCCTCATATCGGGAATACTGGCGTCAATTTTG GCGATGAAGAATCGATGCAGTGCTTTCTTGCAGGATTAGTCATTAGAAGTTTAAGTATCAG CACCTCAAATTGGAGATGCAAAGAGACACTTGATGACTATTTGGCTAAAAGGAACATCATGGGTATAT ATGATGTAGACACTCGTGCAATTACGCGAAGATTGAGACAAGACGGAAGCCTCATTGGAGTCCTGAGCACGGAAAATTCAAAAAGTGATGAAGAACTTCTCGAAATGTCTCGTACATGGGACATAGTGG GTGTGGATTTAATCAGTGGTGTTTCATGCAAATCTCCTTATGAATGGGTTGATAGAACAGCCTCAGATTGGGATTTTAATGATaatggaagaaataaagaaaCTTTTAAT GTTGTTGCATATGATTTTGGAATCAAGCATAATATACTTCGGCGCTTAGCATCCTATGGCTGTAAAATCACTGTTGTTCCTTCAACATGGCCAGCGTCTGAAACTCTAAAAATGAAACCTGATGGGGTTCTCTTCAGCAATGGGCCAGGAGATCCCTCTGCAGTTCCCTATGCAGTTGAAGCAGTAAAAGAACTTATTGGAAAAGTTCCTGTTTTTGGCATTTGTATGGGTCACCAGTTACTTGGTCAAGCATTGGGGGGTAAGACATTCAAAATGAAATTTGGTCATCATGGAGGAAATCATCCAGTTCGAAACCTTCGAAATGGCTGCGTCGAGATCAGTGCTCAG AATCACAACTATGCTGTTGACCCTGAGTCTCTTCCAGAAGGTGTAGAAGTGACTCATGTAAATTTAAATGATGGAAGTTGTGCTGGTCTTGCCTCCTTTAAAATGAAGCTGATGTCACTTCAATACCATCCCGAAGCATCTCCAGGGCCTCATGATTCAGATCCTG TATTTGGGGAATTTATACAACTTATGAAGCAAGAAAAAGTGACGGCATAA
- the LOC107778195 gene encoding zinc finger CCCH domain-containing protein 64 isoform X2: protein MAPLKILLCGDVLGRLNQLFKRVSSVNKSAGPFDALFCVGQFFPDSIEGLEEFNGYIEGRSSVPIPTYFIGDYGVGSPKILSEVLKDPNNQGFKMEGFRVCENLFWLKSSGKFELHGLSVAYLSGRRSPTGAQFGTYSQDDVDALRALAEDPGTVDIFLTNEWPSGVTNGVTSNIPSEISDSSDSDPTVSELVAEIKPRYHVAGTMGVYFDRQPYANVDALHVTRFLGLAPVGNKDKQKFIHAISPTPASTMSKPELRAKPPNTTLSPYTNVDKAVPPDGATKRPGDSTSESQYWRYDVSQKRQKHGDGNGDRLCFKFVSSGSCPREKCHFRHDEEAMQQYSRGVCFDFLNKGKCERGPNCNFKHSLQEEGGRSATGAASSHRSRECWFCLSSPNVESHLITSVGEYYYCALAKGPLLPDHALIMPIEHMPNTLSLSQECEKELEHLQNSFRAYFKRQGKEAIFFEWAFKRGIHANLQKEDKRCGPSLTEVAAYFMLKFLEVVFCHMLWRRMRNSQFNLVVRFWQAC from the exons ATGGCTCCTCTCAAAATTCTCCTCTGTGGTGACGTACTCGGCCGTCTCAATCAGCTATTCAAGCGCGTTTCTTCG GTGAACAAATCAGCTGGTCCATTTGATGCTCTATTCTGCGTGGGCCAATTTTTCCCGGATTCAATTGAAGGGCTTGAGGAATTCAATGGATACATTGAAGGCCGCTCCAGTGTTCCTATACCGACCTATTTCATCGGGGACTATGGCGTCGGGTCCCCGAAAATATTGTCAGAAGTATTAAAGGACCCGAATAATCAAGGGTTTAAGATGGAGGGTTTTAGGGTATGTGAGAATTTGTTTTGGTTGAAAAGCAGTGGAAAATTTGAGCTTCatg GGTTATCTGTGGCATACTTATCTGGTAGGCGATCTCCAACTGGAGCTCAGTTTGGAACATACAGTCAAGACGATGTTGATGCTTTGAGGGCTTTAGCGGAGGATCCGGGAACAGTTGACATATTTCTT ACTAATGAATGGCCCAGTGGAGTCACGAATGGAGTGACATCAAATATTCCTTCAGAAATTTCTGATTCATCTGATAGTGATCCCACAGTGTCAGAATTAGTAGCTGAGATTAAGCCTCG GTATCATGTTGCAGGAACTATGGGTGTATACTTTGATCGTCAACCATATGCTAATGTTGATGCTCTACACGTAACTCGCTTTCTGGGCTTAGCTCCTGTTGGAAACAAAGATAAACAG AAATTTATTCATGCAATATCCCCCACTCCGGCATCAACAATGTCGAAACCTGAGCTTAGGGCAAAGCCACCAAACACTACTTTATCTCCATATACCAATGTTGACAAAGCAGTCCCACCCGATGGAGCAACGAAGAGGCCCGGTGATAGTACGTCTGAGTCACAGTATTGGAGATATGATGTATCTCAGAAAAGGCAGAAacatggagatggtaatggtgaCAGACTCTGCTTTAAATTCGTCTCTTCTGGCTCTTGTCCAAGAGAGAAGTGCCACTTTAGGCATGATGAAGAAGCTATGCAGCAGTACTCAAGAGGTGTGTGTTTTGACTTTCTCAACAAGGGAAAATGTGAAAGAGGTCCCAATTGCAACTTCAAGCATAGTTTGCAGGAAGAAGGTGGCAGATCAGCTACTGGTGCAGCAAGCTCTCACAG GTCAAGAGAATGTTGGTTTTGTTTGTCAAGTCCGAATGTTGAGTCACATCTCATCACTAGTGTTGGAGAATATTACTACTGTGCACTTGCTAAAGGACCTTTATTACCAGATCATGCGCTGATTATGCCCATTGAACATATGCCCAATACGTTATCTCTTTCACAAGAATGTGAAAAGGAATTGGAACATCTTCAAAACAGCTTCAGAGCTTACTTCAAAAGGCAAGGGAAGGAAGCAATTTTTTTCGAGTGGGCATTTAAACGAGGAATTCATGCCAATCTTCAG AAGGAAGACAAGCGTTGCGGACCCAGTTTGACAGAAGTTGCAGCTTATTTTATGTTGAAGTTCCTGGAGGTGGTATTTTGTCACATGTTGTGGAGGAGAATGAGAAATTCCCAGTTCAATTTGGTCGTGAG GTTTTGGCAGGCTTGCTAA
- the LOC107778195 gene encoding zinc finger CCCH domain-containing protein 64 isoform X1 produces the protein MAPLKILLCGDVLGRLNQLFKRVSSVNKSAGPFDALFCVGQFFPDSIEGLEEFNGYIEGRSSVPIPTYFIGDYGVGSPKILSEVLKDPNNQGFKMEGFRVCENLFWLKSSGKFELHGLSVAYLSGRRSPTGAQFGTYSQDDVDALRALAEDPGTVDIFLTNEWPSGVTNGVTSNIPSEISDSSDSDPTVSELVAEIKPRYHVAGTMGVYFDRQPYANVDALHVTRFLGLAPVGNKDKQKFIHAISPTPASTMSKPELRAKPPNTTLSPYTNVDKAVPPDGATKRPGDSTSESQYWRYDVSQKRQKHGDGNGDRLCFKFVSSGSCPREKCHFRHDEEAMQQYSRGVCFDFLNKGKCERGPNCNFKHSLQEEGGRSATGAASSHRSRECWFCLSSPNVESHLITSVGEYYYCALAKGPLLPDHALIMPIEHMPNTLSLSQECEKELEHLQNSFRAYFKRQGKEAIFFEWAFKRGIHANLQVVPIPSSRASLVQDIFNLAAEKLGFKFTIIKEGRQALRTQFDRSCSLFYVEVPGGGILSHVVEENEKFPVQFGREVLAGLLNVADRADWRNCKDSKEEEIKMVERFKSGFQEYDPNQ, from the exons ATGGCTCCTCTCAAAATTCTCCTCTGTGGTGACGTACTCGGCCGTCTCAATCAGCTATTCAAGCGCGTTTCTTCG GTGAACAAATCAGCTGGTCCATTTGATGCTCTATTCTGCGTGGGCCAATTTTTCCCGGATTCAATTGAAGGGCTTGAGGAATTCAATGGATACATTGAAGGCCGCTCCAGTGTTCCTATACCGACCTATTTCATCGGGGACTATGGCGTCGGGTCCCCGAAAATATTGTCAGAAGTATTAAAGGACCCGAATAATCAAGGGTTTAAGATGGAGGGTTTTAGGGTATGTGAGAATTTGTTTTGGTTGAAAAGCAGTGGAAAATTTGAGCTTCatg GGTTATCTGTGGCATACTTATCTGGTAGGCGATCTCCAACTGGAGCTCAGTTTGGAACATACAGTCAAGACGATGTTGATGCTTTGAGGGCTTTAGCGGAGGATCCGGGAACAGTTGACATATTTCTT ACTAATGAATGGCCCAGTGGAGTCACGAATGGAGTGACATCAAATATTCCTTCAGAAATTTCTGATTCATCTGATAGTGATCCCACAGTGTCAGAATTAGTAGCTGAGATTAAGCCTCG GTATCATGTTGCAGGAACTATGGGTGTATACTTTGATCGTCAACCATATGCTAATGTTGATGCTCTACACGTAACTCGCTTTCTGGGCTTAGCTCCTGTTGGAAACAAAGATAAACAG AAATTTATTCATGCAATATCCCCCACTCCGGCATCAACAATGTCGAAACCTGAGCTTAGGGCAAAGCCACCAAACACTACTTTATCTCCATATACCAATGTTGACAAAGCAGTCCCACCCGATGGAGCAACGAAGAGGCCCGGTGATAGTACGTCTGAGTCACAGTATTGGAGATATGATGTATCTCAGAAAAGGCAGAAacatggagatggtaatggtgaCAGACTCTGCTTTAAATTCGTCTCTTCTGGCTCTTGTCCAAGAGAGAAGTGCCACTTTAGGCATGATGAAGAAGCTATGCAGCAGTACTCAAGAGGTGTGTGTTTTGACTTTCTCAACAAGGGAAAATGTGAAAGAGGTCCCAATTGCAACTTCAAGCATAGTTTGCAGGAAGAAGGTGGCAGATCAGCTACTGGTGCAGCAAGCTCTCACAG GTCAAGAGAATGTTGGTTTTGTTTGTCAAGTCCGAATGTTGAGTCACATCTCATCACTAGTGTTGGAGAATATTACTACTGTGCACTTGCTAAAGGACCTTTATTACCAGATCATGCGCTGATTATGCCCATTGAACATATGCCCAATACGTTATCTCTTTCACAAGAATGTGAAAAGGAATTGGAACATCTTCAAAACAGCTTCAGAGCTTACTTCAAAAGGCAAGGGAAGGAAGCAATTTTTTTCGAGTGGGCATTTAAACGAGGAATTCATGCCAATCTTCAG GTTGTTCCTATTCCCTCGTCCAGGGCATCTTTGGTTCAAGATATTTTTAACTTGGCTGCTGAAAAATTGGGATTCAAATTTACCATAATTAAGG AAGGAAGACAAGCGTTGCGGACCCAGTTTGACAGAAGTTGCAGCTTATTTTATGTTGAAGTTCCTGGAGGTGGTATTTTGTCACATGTTGTGGAGGAGAATGAGAAATTCCCAGTTCAATTTGGTCGTGAG GTTTTGGCAGGCTTGCTAAATGTGGCAGATAGAGCTGATTGGAGAAATTGTAAGGATagcaaagaagaagaaattaaaatggtCGAGAGATTCAAGAGTGGATTTCAAGAATATGATCCAAATCAATAG